In Methanosarcina barkeri MS, a single window of DNA contains:
- a CDS encoding DEAD/DEAH box helicase family protein, whose product MTNFAFLEAEWPSLYEAAEKASNAVYPDPRTACFYARRALELAVQWIYKYDYSLLLPYQENLSALIHEPTFKKVAGEAIFNKARIIIRLGNEAVHSNSSIQAYDSVTAVSELFHITYWLARTYARKEKPEPGLSFNPDDLPKTTVPKQTIEQLQNLETSLREKDEKLSELLADKSAMDEELKRLRAEVAKAKEASALQPDTHDYSEAETRDYFIDLLLKEAGWALDKDQDREFEVSGMPNESGVGFVDYVLWGDDGKPLALVEAKRTTRDPQVGQQQAKLYADCLEKQFGQRPVIFYSNGYENWIWDDSRYPPRQVQGFYKKSELELLIQRRSSRRSLSEAKINSKIADRYYQTRAIRRIGESFEHDNDRKALVVMATGAGKTRTVIALCDLLMRCNWVKRVLFLADRVALVNQAVNAFKRHLPDSAPVNLVTEKDTDGRVFVSTYPTMMKQIEEMNNGQRRFGSGHFDLVIIDEAHRSVFKKYKAIFNYFDSFLVGLTATPKNEIERNTYSLFDLEPGVPTDAYQLEEAVKDGFLVPPKAVSVPLKFQRQGINYDDLSDEDKEQWESLDWGDEDEEIPERVEAEAVNKWLFNKDTVDKVLAHLMERGLKVAGGDRLGKTILFAKNQAHAEYIAERFNANYPNFKGEFARVITFKTEYAQSLIDNFSVKEKAPHIAISVDMLDTGIDVPEVVNLVFFKLVRSRTKFWQMVGRGTRLCPDLFEPGKDKQFFYLFDYCQNLEFFSQNPETTDGSLGDSLGTRLFKSRLELLSELDRKLESDSDCATGAEASEIYGEPKTEAEVRFSVAETLQNEIASMNLDNFVVRPRRRLVEKYSKPEAWIKLSSEDLSEISHEVAGLPSELQPEAEEAKRFDLLVLNLQLALLRAEPAFERLSNQVREIAGLLEEKSAIPMVRDQMALILDVQTDEWWENVTTPMLETLRRHLRNLVKLIEKHHRKPLYTDFEDEIGSETDVELPGFAEAGDFEKFRAKTRAFLLEHQDNTVIHKLRMNIPLTVTDLDELERILSESGLGGPEEIARAKEMSHGLGLFVRSLIGLDREAAKQSLTTFLKGKTLTANQIEFINLIIDHLTEHGAMDAALLYESPFTDLTPQGPDGLFTSTQIDELIDTLEQITATALVPPCSQQITA is encoded by the coding sequence ATGACCAATTTTGCCTTTCTCGAAGCCGAATGGCCTTCTTTGTATGAGGCAGCCGAAAAAGCCTCAAATGCAGTTTATCCTGACCCTCGCACTGCCTGTTTTTACGCTCGCAGGGCTCTGGAACTGGCTGTGCAGTGGATATATAAGTACGATTATTCACTGCTCCTGCCGTATCAGGAAAATTTGAGTGCTCTCATTCATGAGCCTACATTCAAAAAAGTTGCGGGAGAGGCAATCTTCAACAAAGCACGTATCATTATCCGGCTTGGAAACGAGGCTGTGCACAGCAACAGTTCCATTCAGGCATATGATTCAGTGACAGCCGTGAGTGAACTTTTCCACATTACCTACTGGCTGGCACGCACCTATGCGCGAAAAGAAAAGCCTGAGCCCGGGCTGAGCTTCAACCCTGATGACCTTCCAAAAACAACAGTCCCGAAGCAGACAATAGAACAGCTTCAAAACCTGGAAACCAGCCTCCGGGAAAAAGACGAAAAACTCTCTGAGCTCCTGGCCGACAAATCCGCAATGGACGAAGAACTAAAACGCCTGCGTGCCGAAGTTGCAAAAGCAAAAGAAGCTTCAGCCCTACAGCCGGACACACACGATTATTCCGAAGCTGAGACTCGCGACTACTTCATTGACCTCCTGCTTAAAGAAGCCGGCTGGGCCCTTGACAAAGACCAGGACAGGGAATTTGAAGTCTCAGGCATGCCAAACGAAAGCGGGGTCGGTTTTGTAGACTATGTGCTCTGGGGAGACGACGGAAAGCCCCTTGCCCTCGTTGAAGCAAAGCGCACTACCAGAGACCCGCAGGTCGGCCAGCAGCAGGCAAAACTCTATGCCGACTGCCTGGAAAAACAATTCGGGCAGAGGCCGGTGATCTTCTATTCAAACGGATACGAAAACTGGATCTGGGACGATTCCAGGTATCCTCCAAGACAGGTACAGGGTTTCTACAAAAAATCCGAACTTGAACTCCTTATCCAGCGGCGCAGCAGCCGCAGGTCTCTTTCCGAAGCTAAAATTAACTCAAAAATTGCAGACCGCTACTATCAGACTCGTGCCATCCGGCGCATAGGAGAATCCTTTGAACATGACAACGACAGAAAAGCTCTGGTAGTAATGGCAACAGGCGCTGGTAAGACCCGTACAGTCATTGCACTCTGCGACCTTCTCATGCGCTGCAACTGGGTCAAACGCGTGCTTTTCCTGGCTGACAGGGTAGCTCTGGTCAACCAGGCAGTAAATGCCTTCAAAAGGCACCTTCCAGACTCCGCACCTGTGAACCTTGTAACGGAAAAGGACACCGACGGGAGAGTATTCGTTTCAACTTATCCGACAATGATGAAGCAGATAGAAGAAATGAACAACGGACAGCGCCGCTTTGGATCCGGGCATTTCGACCTTGTAATTATTGATGAAGCGCACCGTTCGGTTTTCAAGAAGTACAAAGCGATTTTCAACTACTTTGACTCTTTTCTTGTGGGCCTTACAGCAACGCCCAAAAATGAAATTGAACGAAATACCTACAGCCTCTTTGACCTTGAACCCGGTGTTCCAACCGATGCCTACCAGCTCGAAGAAGCTGTAAAAGACGGTTTCCTGGTTCCTCCAAAAGCGGTTTCAGTGCCACTGAAGTTCCAGCGCCAGGGGATCAATTACGACGACCTCTCAGACGAGGATAAAGAACAGTGGGAATCTCTGGATTGGGGAGACGAAGACGAAGAAATCCCTGAAAGGGTGGAAGCCGAAGCCGTCAACAAGTGGCTGTTTAACAAAGACACCGTAGATAAAGTGCTGGCTCACCTGATGGAACGGGGCCTGAAAGTCGCTGGTGGTGACCGCCTGGGCAAAACTATCCTCTTTGCAAAAAATCAGGCTCATGCTGAGTATATTGCCGAGCGTTTCAATGCCAATTATCCGAATTTTAAAGGCGAGTTTGCCCGTGTTATAACTTTTAAGACCGAATACGCCCAGAGCCTGATAGACAATTTCTCGGTAAAAGAAAAAGCCCCGCATATTGCCATCTCAGTGGACATGCTTGACACGGGGATCGATGTACCGGAGGTCGTGAATCTGGTGTTCTTCAAACTGGTGCGTTCCAGGACAAAGTTCTGGCAGATGGTAGGACGTGGTACTCGTCTGTGTCCTGACCTTTTCGAACCCGGAAAAGATAAACAGTTCTTTTATCTTTTTGATTATTGCCAGAACCTGGAGTTTTTCAGCCAGAACCCTGAAACCACTGACGGTTCACTTGGAGATTCGCTTGGTACGCGCCTGTTCAAATCACGTCTTGAATTACTCTCAGAGCTTGACCGAAAACTTGAATCTGACAGCGATTGTGCAACCGGTGCCGAGGCCTCGGAAATATACGGTGAACCAAAAACTGAAGCCGAAGTCCGCTTCTCGGTTGCCGAAACGCTACAAAATGAAATTGCCTCAATGAACCTGGATAACTTCGTAGTGCGTCCAAGGAGACGGTTGGTCGAGAAATACTCAAAACCCGAAGCCTGGATAAAACTTTCCAGCGAAGACCTCTCCGAGATTTCCCATGAGGTCGCGGGCCTTCCCTCGGAATTACAACCGGAAGCCGAGGAAGCAAAACGTTTTGATCTCTTGGTCCTGAACCTGCAACTGGCTTTACTGCGTGCCGAGCCTGCTTTTGAGCGCCTGAGCAATCAGGTCAGAGAAATTGCCGGTCTCCTTGAAGAAAAATCAGCCATCCCAATGGTACGTGACCAGATGGCTCTAATTCTGGATGTGCAGACCGATGAATGGTGGGAGAATGTAACGACTCCCATGCTGGAAACACTTAGAAGGCATCTACGTAACCTGGTAAAACTGATAGAAAAACACCACAGAAAACCGCTTTACACTGACTTCGAAGACGAAATAGGCAGCGAAACCGACGTGGAATTACCGGGCTTTGCTGAAGCCGGAGATTTTGAAAAGTTTCGCGCCAAAACCCGTGCTTTCCTTCTGGAACATCAGGACAACACGGTTATCCATAAGCTTCGGATGAATATTCCATTGACTGTAACTGATCTTGATGAGCTGGAGCGGATACTTTCAGAAAGCGGGCTGGGAGGCCCGGAAGAAATTGCCCGTGCCAAAGAGATGTCGCATGGACTCGGCCTCTTCGTGCGCTCACTCATTGGGCTTGATAGAGAAGCTGCAAAACAGTCGTTGACCACATTTCTGAAAGGTAAGACCCTGACTGCAAACCAGATAGAATTCATAAACTTGATTATTGATCATCTCACAGAACACGGAGCAATGGATGCTGCATTACTTTACGAGTCGCCATTTACCGACCTTACGCCACAGGGTCCAGATGGGCTTTTCACCTCAACTCAAATTGATGAATTAATAGATACGTTGGAGCAGATCACGGCAACAGCATTAGTGCCCCCATGTTCGCAACAAATTACTGCATGA
- a CDS encoding 5-(carboxyamino)imidazole ribonucleotide mutase encodes MVDISVIMGSESDRPIANRAVSVLEKSKYTYEVMVISAHRNPEELESYISSTDAKVFITIAGLSAALPGVVASRTKRPVVGVPVSAKLGGLDALLSIAQMPPGVPVGSVGIDNGANGAHLALRILDLIDTVKP; translated from the coding sequence ATGGTTGATATCTCAGTAATTATGGGTTCCGAATCCGATAGGCCTATCGCCAACCGTGCGGTATCCGTGCTTGAAAAGAGCAAATACACTTACGAAGTAATGGTTATCTCTGCTCACAGGAACCCTGAAGAACTTGAAAGCTATATCTCAAGTACCGACGCAAAAGTCTTTATTACAATTGCAGGTTTATCTGCAGCCCTTCCCGGGGTTGTAGCTTCCAGAACAAAAAGACCTGTAGTTGGAGTCCCAGTAAGCGCAAAGCTTGGTGGACTCGATGCCCTGCTCTCGATTGCCCAGATGCCCCCGGGAGTGCCTGTCGGAAGCGTAGGGATCGATAATGGAGCAAACGGTGCACATCTTGCTCTGAGAATTCTGGATTTGATTGACACTGTGAAGCCTTAA
- a CDS encoding chorismate mutase — translation MSELEDVRREIEEIDREILALIDRRVNLAERVLESKRINGTSINDQKQNEVVINRALNAATELNLDLGSIKTIFETLIRMSIERQNELSGKGSLP, via the coding sequence TTGAGCGAACTTGAAGATGTCCGCAGAGAAATCGAAGAAATTGATAGGGAAATTCTTGCCCTCATTGATAGAAGAGTAAATCTGGCTGAAAGAGTACTTGAATCAAAAAGAATAAATGGAACTTCGATAAATGACCAGAAGCAAAACGAGGTTGTAATTAACAGAGCTTTAAATGCCGCAACCGAGCTCAACCTTGATCTTGGGTCTATAAAGACTATTTTTGAGACTCTTATCAGGATGAGTATCGAACGTCAAAACGAGTTAAGCGGCAAAGGAAGCCTGCCCTGA
- a CDS encoding GmrSD restriction endonuclease domain-containing protein: MKATEAKLLDFLRKSPQFVIPIYQRTYSWTEKECRQLWDDILRTGNNDDISAHFVGSIVYIEKGIYQVSSQSPLLVIDGQQRLTTVTLLIAALARALEKLDENNREPLEGFSPRKLRNYYLLNPEEEGEKYYKLILSQTDKDSLTSIVSNREQPKEFSLRVTENFKLFESWIAGCKDDLTPLCKGLAKLIVVDIALNRDQDNPQLIFESMNSTGKELSQADLIRNYILMGLEPQLQTRLYEQYWRPMEVDFGQEAYSEQFDGFMRHYLTVKTGEIPRIGEVYEAFKVHANSTKTAQAGVEALVADIRTFSRYFCAMALGKETDPDLKLAFHDLRELRVDVAYPFLLELYHDYATGMLSREDFVAAVRLIESYVFRRAICSIPTNSMNKTFATFSRYLKKDHYLKSIQVHFFQLPSYRRFPNDEEFRRELKIRDLYNFRSRSYWIRRLENYGRKERVQVDEYTIEHIMPQNENLSTAWKTELGTEWKRIHETWLHTLGNLTLTGYNSEYSDRSFTEKRDMPGGFKESPLKLNKGLGQLDQWNEETIKERASRLAEIALNVWAMPKLTNDTFEAYRPKATASGYTIEDHPYLLTGTVHELFEAFRKEVLALDPCVTEEFLKLYVAYKAETNFVDVVPQAKRLILSLNLPFSDINDPRGLCKDVSDVGCWGNGDVKVGLGSLNELPYVIGLVRQSFEHQMSNGGY, translated from the coding sequence ATGAAAGCCACTGAAGCCAAATTGCTTGATTTTCTCAGAAAATCCCCTCAATTTGTGATTCCCATATACCAGCGCACTTACTCGTGGACTGAAAAAGAGTGTCGTCAGCTATGGGACGATATTCTCCGCACAGGCAATAATGATGATATCTCAGCTCACTTTGTTGGTTCTATTGTCTACATAGAAAAAGGGATTTATCAGGTGTCAAGCCAGTCTCCTCTGCTCGTAATCGACGGACAGCAGCGCCTGACAACAGTAACATTGCTGATAGCTGCTCTTGCCAGAGCGCTTGAAAAACTGGATGAGAATAATCGCGAGCCTCTTGAAGGATTTTCTCCTCGCAAACTTCGAAATTATTATCTGCTCAACCCTGAGGAAGAAGGGGAAAAATATTACAAACTTATCCTTTCTCAGACGGATAAAGACTCGCTTACCTCTATTGTCTCCAACAGAGAGCAGCCAAAGGAGTTTTCTCTGCGAGTAACGGAAAATTTCAAACTTTTCGAATCATGGATTGCCGGATGTAAAGATGATCTAACTCCTCTGTGTAAAGGGCTGGCCAAACTTATAGTGGTTGATATCGCGCTCAATCGCGATCAGGACAACCCGCAGCTCATTTTTGAAAGCATGAACTCAACGGGCAAGGAACTCAGCCAGGCTGACCTGATCCGCAACTACATCCTTATGGGACTGGAACCGCAATTACAGACAAGGCTTTATGAACAGTACTGGCGGCCAATGGAAGTGGATTTCGGACAGGAAGCCTACAGTGAGCAGTTCGACGGTTTCATGCGCCACTATTTGACTGTTAAAACAGGAGAGATTCCCAGAATAGGGGAAGTCTATGAAGCGTTTAAGGTTCATGCTAATTCCACAAAAACGGCACAGGCAGGAGTAGAAGCGCTTGTAGCCGACATCCGGACCTTTTCCCGCTACTTCTGCGCTATGGCTCTCGGAAAAGAGACAGATCCTGATTTGAAACTTGCCTTCCACGACTTACGCGAGCTTAGAGTAGATGTAGCTTATCCATTCTTGCTCGAACTCTATCACGACTATGCAACCGGAATGCTGTCAAGGGAAGACTTTGTTGCAGCAGTTCGGCTGATCGAATCCTATGTGTTCCGGCGTGCTATCTGCTCTATTCCCACAAACTCAATGAACAAGACCTTTGCAACCTTTTCCAGATATCTAAAAAAGGACCATTATCTCAAAAGCATTCAGGTACACTTTTTTCAGTTGCCATCATATCGCCGCTTTCCAAACGATGAGGAGTTCAGGCGTGAATTGAAAATCCGAGACCTCTACAACTTCCGAAGCCGCAGCTATTGGATCAGACGTTTGGAAAACTATGGACGTAAAGAACGTGTGCAGGTAGATGAGTATACTATCGAACATATAATGCCACAGAATGAGAATCTCTCCACAGCCTGGAAAACAGAACTTGGCACAGAATGGAAACGAATTCACGAAACGTGGCTGCATACCCTTGGCAACCTCACACTCACTGGTTACAACTCAGAATATAGTGACAGGTCCTTCACAGAGAAACGTGACATGCCTGGCGGTTTTAAAGAAAGCCCTCTCAAGCTCAATAAAGGGCTTGGTCAGCTCGACCAGTGGAATGAAGAGACTATTAAAGAAAGGGCAAGCAGGCTGGCAGAAATAGCTCTCAATGTATGGGCAATGCCAAAACTGACTAACGATACCTTTGAAGCGTACAGGCCAAAGGCTACAGCATCTGGTTACACAATTGAAGACCATCCATACCTGTTAACGGGAACAGTGCATGAGCTTTTCGAAGCCTTCCGCAAGGAAGTATTGGCTCTTGATCCCTGTGTAACCGAGGAGTTTCTCAAGCTCTATGTCGCCTATAAAGCTGAGACTAACTTTGTGGATGTAGTCCCACAAGCTAAACGGCTGATCCTGTCTCTCAATCTGCCTTTTTCTGACATAAACGACCCAAGAGGGCTCTGCAAGGATGTTTCCGATGTCGGTTGTTGGGGGAATGGCGACGTAAAAGTCGGCCTCGGATCACTGAATGAACTGCCCTATGTAATAGGTCTGGTGCGGCAATCTTTCGAACACCAGATGAGTAACGGAGGATATTAA
- a CDS encoding shikimate kinase, whose product MILEGHACASGAGTIIAAFATWKGAAFGTGLKTYSEVELSDRERKVQGSIEGMPEADTFLIERCVELVLEYFEIKLGGKVKTSSNIPLAGGLKSSSAAANATVLATLNAIGESMPPLDAVKLGVKAAREAKVTITGSFDDACASFFGGVVITDNRELKLIKREEYNSKVLIFAPNRKVFSSQTNVKRSELIAPYIDMAYELALAGEYEKAMTLNGFLYCSALGFDTECILRALECGVKGVSLSGSGPAYVALVKEKQIEELRSAWESCGIEGRVIETSINNRDAMSL is encoded by the coding sequence ATGATACTCGAAGGTCACGCCTGCGCGTCGGGAGCAGGAACCATTATCGCGGCATTTGCAACCTGGAAAGGTGCGGCATTTGGAACTGGCTTAAAAACATATTCAGAAGTGGAACTCTCGGATCGCGAGAGAAAAGTCCAAGGATCAATTGAGGGAATGCCTGAAGCAGACACTTTTCTTATTGAAAGGTGTGTTGAACTTGTGCTCGAATACTTCGAGATTAAACTTGGGGGCAAGGTAAAAACAAGCAGCAATATTCCTCTTGCAGGTGGGCTTAAGAGCAGCAGTGCAGCTGCCAATGCAACTGTACTGGCAACCTTAAACGCTATTGGAGAATCAATGCCTCCTCTTGATGCTGTGAAACTTGGGGTAAAAGCTGCAAGAGAAGCAAAAGTAACCATAACAGGGTCTTTTGATGACGCTTGTGCTTCTTTTTTCGGCGGAGTTGTGATCACTGATAACCGGGAATTGAAACTGATTAAAAGAGAAGAATACAATTCAAAAGTCCTTATTTTTGCGCCGAACAGAAAAGTGTTCAGTTCACAAACAAATGTTAAACGTTCAGAACTCATTGCTCCGTATATAGATATGGCATATGAACTTGCACTCGCAGGAGAGTATGAAAAAGCAATGACTTTAAACGGTTTCCTCTACTGCAGCGCTCTTGGCTTTGATACCGAGTGCATTCTTCGAGCCCTGGAATGTGGAGTAAAAGGGGTAAGTCTGTCCGGGTCAGGCCCGGCGTATGTTGCGCTTGTCAAAGAAAAACAGATCGAAGAGCTCCGGTCGGCCTGGGAAAGCTGTGGGATCGAAGGCAGGGTTATAGAAACCTCTATAAATAACAGAGACGCAATGTCTTTGTGA
- a CDS encoding class I SAM-dependent DNA methyltransferase, with the protein MITGELKNKIDRIWDTFWSGGIANPLEVIEQITYLLFLRRLDDLQTLEENKSVRLKRPMERHIFPEGGDEKGRSYEDLRWSHFKNFTPAEMFTIVSEHVFPFLRTLGGDDSTYAKHMEGARFTIPTPALLSRVVDLLDDVPMEDRDTKGDLYEYMLSKIATAGQNGQFRTPRHIIRLMVELTSPQPTDIICDPACGTAGFLMCAGEYLREHYPNILHDEKLKQHFHQNMFHGFDFDHIMLRIGSMNMLLHGVENPDIRYRDSLAQDYSSDEEAYTLVLANPPFAGSLDYESTSKELLKVVKTKKTELLFVALFMRLLKPGGRAAVIVPDGVLFGSSKAHKELRRMLVEEQKLDAVVSLPGGVFKPYAGVSTAILLFTKTNSGGTDHVWFYDMQADGWSLDDKRSPLLSEDKLGPVPSTGLNEDEHAKNNLPDVLARWQERNNSELKRARTEQSFCVPKADIAAQGYDLSLNRYKEVVYEEVEYRAPKEILESLAKLEVEIQQGMNELEGMLG; encoded by the coding sequence ATGATCACAGGTGAACTGAAAAACAAAATCGACCGCATATGGGACACTTTCTGGTCCGGCGGCATAGCCAACCCTCTCGAGGTTATCGAACAAATTACCTACCTGCTATTTTTACGGAGGCTGGACGACCTCCAGACGCTTGAAGAAAACAAATCAGTCCGCCTTAAACGCCCTATGGAACGCCATATTTTTCCTGAAGGCGGGGACGAGAAAGGCCGATCTTACGAAGACCTGCGCTGGTCCCATTTCAAGAACTTTACTCCGGCAGAGATGTTTACAATAGTCAGCGAACATGTTTTCCCCTTCCTGCGGACCCTGGGCGGAGACGACTCAACCTATGCCAAACACATGGAAGGCGCCCGCTTCACCATACCCACGCCTGCCCTGCTTTCAAGAGTGGTGGACCTTCTTGACGATGTGCCAATGGAAGACCGTGATACCAAAGGCGACCTCTACGAATACATGCTCAGCAAGATCGCAACCGCAGGGCAAAACGGCCAGTTCAGGACCCCTCGCCACATTATCCGCCTGATGGTAGAGCTAACTTCCCCGCAGCCGACAGACATCATATGCGACCCTGCATGCGGGACAGCCGGATTTTTGATGTGTGCAGGCGAATACCTGAGGGAACACTACCCGAATATCCTGCACGACGAAAAGCTGAAACAGCACTTCCACCAGAATATGTTCCACGGCTTTGATTTCGACCATATCATGCTCCGCATAGGCAGCATGAATATGCTCCTGCACGGCGTGGAAAACCCGGACATCCGCTACCGCGACTCTCTTGCCCAGGACTATTCCAGCGACGAAGAAGCTTATACTCTTGTCCTTGCAAATCCTCCTTTTGCCGGCTCGCTGGACTATGAGAGCACTTCTAAGGAACTCTTGAAGGTCGTCAAGACCAAAAAGACCGAACTGCTTTTCGTTGCCCTTTTCATGCGCCTTTTAAAGCCAGGCGGACGGGCGGCTGTTATCGTTCCTGACGGCGTGCTTTTCGGCTCAAGCAAAGCCCATAAGGAGCTTCGCCGCATGCTTGTTGAGGAGCAGAAGCTTGACGCGGTTGTCTCACTTCCGGGCGGCGTTTTCAAGCCATATGCCGGCGTTTCAACTGCTATCCTCCTTTTCACGAAAACAAATTCGGGAGGCACGGACCATGTCTGGTTCTACGATATGCAGGCCGACGGCTGGAGCCTTGACGATAAACGGAGCCCGCTTTTGAGCGAGGATAAACTGGGCCCTGTCCCTTCAACCGGGCTTAACGAAGACGAACACGCCAAAAATAACCTTCCTGACGTCCTTGCTCGCTGGCAGGAGCGCAATAACAGTGAACTTAAACGCGCCAGGACCGAGCAGAGCTTCTGCGTGCCAAAAGCCGACATCGCAGCCCAGGGTTACGACCTTTCCCTCAACCGCTACAAGGAAGTTGTGTATGAAGAAGTGGAATACAGAGCCCCGAAAGAGATACTTGAAAGCCTCGCAAAGCTGGAAGTGGAGATTCAGCAGGGGATGAACGAACTGGAAGGGATGTTAGGATGA
- a CDS encoding phosphate uptake regulator PhoU, with protein METRKVQQTGGSTYIISLPKQWAEKVGIKTGTRVSIQAQPDGKLLINPVIEGRSIKTKRIDVTGCGAKALERDIIAAYLHGYDMIELFSERILVEQKQTIRRVCYKLIGHEITEENSNCVVIQDLLNPNELPIKKGVQRMFLIAVSMQKDAVRAFKTIDHDLALDVSHRDDEVDRLYLLISKQFRSILCEGGMPSNTETSIEEYHEFRMAASPLERIADHAQKIANTALKLQEPVNDKVMEEIDKLNAAYTELVKQSVEALFETNISLANQVIDNVDNMRAWVEELHESILKLKSNEIMISLGTVVDSLSRIGDLSSNIAEIAINMAIRDR; from the coding sequence ATCGAGACCAGGAAAGTACAGCAGACAGGTGGATCTACTTACATTATTTCCCTTCCTAAACAATGGGCTGAAAAAGTGGGAATCAAAACAGGCACGAGGGTTTCCATTCAGGCCCAGCCTGATGGAAAACTACTGATAAACCCCGTTATTGAAGGACGTTCAATCAAAACGAAAAGAATTGATGTTACAGGTTGTGGAGCAAAAGCACTTGAACGAGACATTATTGCTGCATATCTCCACGGATATGACATGATCGAGCTTTTTTCGGAAAGGATACTCGTCGAACAGAAGCAAACAATTCGGAGGGTATGCTACAAACTCATAGGTCATGAAATTACTGAAGAAAACTCAAACTGTGTAGTTATCCAGGACCTCCTTAACCCGAATGAACTTCCTATCAAAAAAGGCGTACAGAGGATGTTCCTTATTGCAGTGTCCATGCAAAAGGACGCGGTAAGAGCCTTTAAAACCATTGATCACGACCTTGCACTTGATGTAAGTCATAGAGATGATGAGGTTGACAGGTTATATCTCCTGATCTCCAAGCAGTTTCGCTCCATTCTCTGTGAAGGAGGAATGCCTAGCAACACAGAAACAAGTATAGAGGAATACCACGAGTTCAGAATGGCGGCAAGCCCGCTAGAAAGGATAGCCGACCACGCACAGAAAATAGCAAACACCGCCTTAAAGCTGCAAGAGCCTGTTAATGATAAGGTAATGGAAGAGATCGATAAACTCAATGCTGCTTATACGGAACTGGTAAAACAGTCAGTTGAGGCACTATTTGAAACAAATATTTCTCTTGCAAATCAAGTAATAGATAATGTTGACAACATGCGCGCATGGGTAGAAGAACTGCATGAATCTATTCTGAAATTGAAATCCAATGAGATTATGATTTCACTCGGGACAGTCGTAGACAGTTTATCCAGAATAGGAGACCTTAGTTCCAATATAGCCGAAATTGCTATAAACATGGCAATTCGAGACAGATGA
- a CDS encoding restriction endonuclease subunit S, translating into MSPLITVEEACEIVTDGTHYTPKNTGNGIPFLTVKDVTDSEMDFVNCSFITTEDYIAAKEGNSAPQKGDVLFSKDGTVGKVHVVTTNRPFAVLSSLAILRPKKNTVDSMYFGHVLRSPTVLEDALKRKTGSAIRRIILSDLKKVKILLPSLEEQKRIADILDRAEALRAKRRAILAQLDELVQSIFIDMFGDPITNPKEWEICSIGALLTDVTNGLTRRRKGSDEGTDIVLRLRDIREGWIDFSDVNRISLSYQESSRYKISVNDLLFIRVNGNPDYVGRCALFEGFSEPVYFNDHIMRVKTDQSKVDGKFLVYMLNGPRGKREIALHRKTSAGQHTINQDGLGKIEIPLPPLKIQQEFAFRTASIEKLKTVHKASLAELDDLFSSLQYRAFRGELEHESH; encoded by the coding sequence ATGAGTCCTCTTATAACAGTAGAGGAAGCCTGTGAGATTGTCACAGACGGCACCCATTATACTCCAAAAAATACAGGTAATGGAATTCCGTTCTTGACAGTAAAAGATGTTACAGACTCAGAGATGGATTTTGTCAATTGCTCGTTCATCACCACAGAAGATTACATTGCAGCAAAAGAAGGCAATTCTGCACCACAAAAAGGTGACGTTCTTTTCTCGAAGGATGGTACTGTAGGAAAGGTTCACGTTGTTACAACGAATAGGCCATTTGCAGTTCTATCTTCATTGGCGATTTTAAGGCCAAAAAAGAATACAGTTGACTCTATGTATTTTGGACATGTTTTACGCTCACCTACAGTGCTTGAAGATGCACTAAAGCGAAAAACTGGTTCCGCAATTCGGAGAATAATTCTTTCAGACCTTAAAAAAGTGAAGATTCTCCTTCCTTCGTTAGAGGAACAAAAGAGAATTGCAGATATTCTGGACCGTGCGGAGGCTCTTCGAGCTAAACGCAGAGCTATCCTTGCCCAGCTTGATGAACTTGTTCAATCTATTTTTATAGATATGTTCGGTGACCCTATAACTAATCCAAAGGAATGGGAAATTTGCTCAATTGGAGCTTTGCTTACGGATGTCACTAATGGCTTAACTCGAAGGCGAAAAGGATCAGATGAAGGTACAGATATAGTTCTTCGCCTTCGCGATATTCGTGAAGGTTGGATTGATTTTAGTGATGTAAACCGAATATCTCTTAGCTACCAAGAATCAAGTCGATATAAAATATCAGTCAATGATCTTCTTTTCATTCGTGTAAACGGGAACCCTGACTATGTTGGACGATGTGCGTTATTCGAAGGGTTTAGTGAACCTGTATATTTTAATGATCACATTATGCGTGTGAAAACAGATCAATCAAAAGTAGACGGAAAATTCCTTGTATACATGTTAAATGGACCTCGTGGTAAAAGAGAAATTGCCTTACATAGGAAAACATCAGCTGGCCAGCATACAATAAATCAAGATGGTTTGGGTAAGATTGAAATTCCTCTTCCACCCCTCAAAATACAACAAGAGTTCGCCTTCCGAACTGCTTCAATCGAAAAATTAAAAACAGTTCACAAAGCCTCGCTGGCAGAACTGGATGATCTTTTTTCCTCTCTCCAGTACCGGGCTTTCAGGGGGGAATTAGAACATGAAAGCCACTGA